The genomic DNA CCACTCAGATTACAATCTGAGGGCTAAACTATAATTTAGGCTCTTTTCCTTGgcaataaaaatgcttttttaatgtGATCACAGCCTCTCTACCAATAGACCATGTTACTTGAACATGTCATGAGAGGAATGAAAGAGACTCAGTCTCTTTCTTTCCAACAGGACTTGGACGTGTCCCTTGCACCAAGTTAGTGTCCCCTCCACACCTCATAAAGCATGTGCTTTGCAAAGACATGGCAGGGAggtgttttcttattttttaataccatgcccttttgcagctcttACTCATAATGGAGTACAGCCTGACAGTGGCAATGTTGGGGCTAATTCTATTATTTCACTAGGGTTAGTGGAATTGATCCTAGATTTACAGCAATGCACCTATAAATAAAACCTAGCTTTTCAAACATCATTAATTAATGTTATAGTGTCAAAACATTTCCAAAGATACTTAGCTATAGTGTTTCTACTTGTAAAATAAGCCTCTTAAAGTTGCTTTTTATGTCTTGAAGTAAAAAGAAATGAGTCTGCAATTAAGCCAGTGTGAAAAGGgaagtgacaaaaaaaaaatacccaccAGATTTGGGACCACAGTGATGATCCTCACAAGTAAACTCTGACCTTTCAACAGAGATGGCAATTTAAGCATTATGTAAGAGCAAAAGCTGACTCTTTGCCAGGTTATTAGCACAGGCCTGCACCCGCTGCAGCTTTGCTGTAAGTACTTTCCCAAATGTCTAGATGTACACAGCTTTAATACACACAACTCAAGCTTCTGTAAATCTCTTACAAACATGGAGCAGCATGTACAGTATTCCATATCAGGGATTGAAAGGCTGCATATGGTGCTCAGTTATAACAGCTGAGCTCTAAAAAAGTGCAGCTTTGCATCTTGCTGAACCTGAGACCAAATGAGGCcaacaaagacaaaaaagaaaaagaaaaggaaggaaggcagaaagagaaaaatgcatatattaaatataatttctacAATAAATGTTCTGTTTGTCACCCTCCAGGACAGACATCTTGCCAAGTGCTTGTTGCCTGCAATTCTCAAGCTCAGTATTTGCAACTGCTTCACAAGGTGGAATATCTTCAgccaggggagggggaaaataaagtattttcccttcctcttcccatGCCCCTGCTTGGCAAAGCAAAGCCAAACATAATACCTGCTCAAAGAAACCTCCAGGCACTAGGCTAGCTCAAGTCCTCCATCTAGGACTGACTAGTGACAGAAATTAGGTTTTCCTGTTGTTTCCACTGCCATCCAAATTGAGAGATTAAAGCAATCCTTGAGGTAGAAAGAAAGGCTGAAAGGAAATGGGAAGCTGGGCAGGAAAGCAGCCTTCCCTGGAAACACCTAGAAACTTTTACTTTCTCTTTGCTCAGATGCTAATGACtttgtgcagctcctcagccaacttcccactcctcccttcccagccccctgttgctgcatgccatcccacagctccagtATAAAGTTTGGCTTTTGCAGCATGAAGCAGCTGGGCCAAGCTACCAGGGAATGATAATGACCTCAGAAATCTGCTGTTAGCTCGACAACAATAGGGTGCTCAGTCTAGTGGAAAATTGTGTTCATCAGCTAACTCTGCTCAGTTACTAATTgacattgccaaatattttaaGAACAATTGGAATGCACAAGCAAAAAAATGAAGATCTTAATCCTCAGACTTAaattttttgcctgttttgttCACACTGAGCGGTTGATGACTAttgctgaaaagaaagaaaggaaaagaaaggaagttaaagaaaaagaaaaaaggaagaaaaaagagaaagaaagttaaaaaaaaataaaaagaagaaagaaaaagactgaCAAAGAAAAAAGGGTATCATATCACTGCCTTTCCAATGTCTGTGCAATGATGCCCAGTACAAAAGCTTGTTATGTGTTCTGTAAAAGGACATAAATATGGACTGAAACTCTGTGTTTAATAATGAAAGCTCTTCTATCAAAAATCCCTCATTTTAAGCCCCCAAAAGATGTCTGAAAGATTCCAAAACAGCTAATCAAACAAACTATTGCAAAGTCAACATTCAACGCTGCTTTCAAGAATAAGGGGTTATATTtaacagtattttattttctttttttaatccctGTGCTTTCCATTGATCATGTAACTTGGCCTACTTTATTTAATGAACTGGAGGGTCAGTGCATTCAATTACCCCTTTCATACTATCAAGACTTCAATTATCCCCACACCAAAATTATAGGAAAAATGCAGAAGATACTACCCTGCTGGATATAATGAACAGTATCATTTCTTACTACATTAAGTTTTAATTATTCCATGCATTGATTCCTAAGGAAAACCTGTATAAATACAACTTTTGTTTAAAAGAAGAGGTCGAGAAATGAGATTGGACATCCCAGCcctgttttgctgtgtttctgGAGTGAAGctgcaaaattaatttcagaagtGTGCTTCATTTAGACAAGAATCACCCAGATAGCATCTCCTCAGCACAACACTGTCTGCACAGGGAAGAGTATGTGCAGGCACATATTTTTCACAGCAGTTTCCCTTTGTATTGTATGTGGAGACAGAAATGACATTTATTTGACTCTCATAATTTCacacaaaagtaaacaaaaaacaagataaaacaatgaaaaacacagggaaatgaTCTGTGTGACTAGTTTCGTTCATTTCTGTTAGAAAGTATGACCTCTCAATTTGTCGAAGGTCCTAGTTTTAGCAGTTGATCTTAAGCTTAGTTCTCAGCAGTTTGGAGAGCTAAAgaacaaacacattttctggTTCACTGGAGTCATTTTCACATGTTCACTGATTCAAACATTCTTTTACTCACATAACAAACAGCTGCATACCACATTAGCCCAGCCAGTGACAGTCACACATCTCTGCAATAACTGTTTGATTGCAAACTTGACCCTTTCTTCTTCTCAGCCTGAGCTAGACATTTTTAAACAGGCACTCCATTCCCAATCCTCCTTTGCAAAGAATTACATCAGATAACAAAGACTTCTCTGCCACTCATTGTAAGCCTTCTTCTGGAGATCTGTTCTAAGAGGCACTGTGTAAAAAGGTTTTTATGATGAATTCAGAACTACTATCATGTTAAGAGCACCAATTTATAAAGAAGAATTCATTGGTTAAGATCTGAAAAAATAGTTTCTCAGGCCCTACTGACCCAGTTTTCAACAAAAAAGAATCAAGTGATGCAAATTAAGTTTTGAGACATTGTTACGCAGTCTGAGAAATTTGTAAAACTGTGTTTTGCAGTAATTTCTTAATAGAAGACTCAATGACTACTTAATTCTACCctatgcaaaaagaaaaaaaattaaaagaaaattctgatttctttATATTCTACAGGTCTGCTTTAACAGGTAGTGATAAAATATGCAGTCCATAGTGATGAACAGTTCCAACAGCAAGATCACAATAAAATTTAACTTTCAAGTACTAAACAatacttagatttttttttctgttaaaatgtaATACTTTCATCCTTTCATCCGATTAAAAAGTTATAAAAGCCCACACACTAGCCCTGATAGGATGTATGACACTGAGAGCCTACTTACATTTACTAGTAACTATAGGAGACAATCAGATATCAAAATAAAAGGTCttattttcttcagtaaaaaCAAACATGCTTCCAGCAACTGTTACCACACAtattctgctttcattttcacATGCTTTGATATAAATGCATCaggtgtgaaaaaaaaaaaaatttaaataaatggtagttcaagttaaaaataattttaaattagtgGTCACAGAGAGAACAACACTGCAGGGCTTTTTGCCTCTGAGGACAGGAAAAACTTCCCACAATAATACATTTAACAAACCAGAACGCTTAGAATTAAAGTTTTCAGGGCACTCAAAACACAGCAACTTTCACATGCATTGTTTCAAATCCTCTTCAATCTCTATCACTTCAACCTCACTCAGAAGACACTGGGGCTCTGTTTTTCAAAACTTTTCCTGACAGCCTTGAAAGGCTTCagacagaatttgaaaaatttcaggatcttttctttctaattgCTCTATGGCATTGCAAAACAGAAGTGacaattttttaataaagagtATTCTCCCTCCCCCAACAATGTGtaggattttttaaagtgaaagtCAGAAAAATAATCTTCTTCATCCTGACATATTTTCAATCctcttaaaaaaatctcaacaaCTATATATAGTATGAAATTAGCTCTTGCCTGTTAGCCTTGTTCCTACATAGAATTTTCTAATGTGTCTCCCCAGTAATAAATTGCAAACAAGGCTATGACTCTAAGGGTAGACTGTGTTTCATGGGTGTTTAAACAACAGCATTAAGTACTATAGGAATCTGTGGAATGTGGAGTGCAGATTTATGTGTCTTAACAATTTCTTTACTGGTTTGCAATAAGCCAGCAAACTAACactatttttatattaatttggCCTCAGAAGTAGAGTATACTGGAGCATGACAAGAACAACAAAAGTAAACTGGCATATACTTAATAACTGTAACAGTGAATTGCCTCCAATACTAAAATATTTATCGaaactaggggaaaaaaagctaaaaagaaTTACCCTCAACAGCCTGCTACCAGCTCTTTAACAGTGGGCAATGTAATGCCTTAAGGTACCTCAAACTGTCTTTCATTTTCTAGACTTAATGGCTGATTGCAGAAATCAATGTTGCCATTAGTAACAGAGTATTTGTTATGGCATGATTTCCTCTGTTGTTAGGCTTGCAGAATGATTACAGTATTAGTGAGGTGCTTTCTTTATAAAGGGCTGAAGATATAACTTTCAATTTACTATCCATTAGTAAGTGACTTTGGAAATATACATGAGACCAGAAATCTTACCTGTTATTACTTGGAGATTTTATTTCAGCAGTCATAGGCTAGTAACTTTAAAAATTGTACCAGGAAGCTCAATATTTTATAGAGATCTCCAATGAAATATTATCTGCTTTGCTATTTTATACACAGCAAGTTAATATGACATATAATACAATTAAAATGTTTCAGTCTGACTTCTGGTTTTTCTCGTACTTTCAAACGGGTGTGAATTAAGCAGAAGGCTTCATACAAGTTAAAATCTGCATATAAGTTAGAAGATTGTCAAAAGGTTAGTAATTTGTATTTCTGAATCTCTTTTTTAATCAGTCCAGTGGCCAGGTACAAGGACATAGCTAAGGAACTGACATGGCTGTCAGAAGGAGGGCAATCAGAGAGGGGAGCCAACATGCAGTTTATTAACTACAGCTCAAAGAAGGCATCCTTCCTCACCCTTTTAcgtggagcacagggcaggatcTGCAAGAGAGACACCATGAatagaagaggaggagaaaaccaCCTTCCAAAACCTGGAGGGAGAGGCCCTGGAAGAGGCACAGCCATTGGTGGCTGCTCAGACCCTGCAGGGTGGGAAGGTGTCAGCTGAAAGGCTGGGAAACCCGCTGCCCTTGCAGGGGAGAAGGGTGAGCAGAGAATTAACCTCAAAGGCATTGCAGGAACCCAAACACAGATGTTCTGGCAAATAACAGCATGCCCCTGTGGACTGTAGGAAACAACCTGACAAGAGAATGCATAAACTACTTTACTGCCATGATTCCAAATAGAGCTATGAAGCTTTCAGTGCAGAGAGGGAAGAAGAAGTTATCATACCTGAagaggaaggtgaggaaggaTGAGGGCTGTCCTCCTGAGCACTCCCTGTCTGCGAGAGACCCCCACCTACTCCACTTTCTTCAGTAATGTTAGAGGACCCTGGTGTTGTCGACCTGCTGACAGACTGAGACTCTTGATCACTTCCAGACCCACGCCGCTCATCGAGACTACCTTGAATTATTTCATCTTCTCCTTTCCTGTCTCTTTTGTGGACCCTGGAGTGAACGACCACTTGGTGGTATGTTCTAAAAACCCTGCCGCAGTCCGGGCATTCAGTTGGCTTTTCTTTTATGTTTCCATGACTTTGTAAGTTGTAATCGAGTCCCTGGTTCATACCATGTGACAAAAAATCTCTACTGCCTTCTAAAGGGTCTAGTTTGCTTGGCAAGTCTCTCTGATTGCCCATTTTAGTGCTGTGAACCAAATCAGCAGGCATTTTCTGCTTAGAGCCATCTGCTCCTACTAACACATACTCCCGCTTCTCCTTATCAAACATAACTCCGGCATTTGCCAAAGTGTCTTCGTGGCTGCGCTGTATCTGCTGCTCTTTAGACAAAAAGCCATGTTCCATGGCCATTCCCCTTGCCATAAGCTGCCAGGCCTGATAGCTGTTTACTGGAtccatctctgctgctttggcGGCAGCTTGTAACCTTTCTATACAGCTGGATTTCAGAGGAGGCACCAGATTGAGACAGCCCAATAAAGAATGTTTATCCCCCTCAGCAATGCCGTGGCCAATGCCAGAAATGGGGGAAAGGAGCTTGCCCAAGACTTCCTTCTCTTTCATGGGCATGTCTCCTTTGTTGTAGATCTGATTTTGTTCACTCAACCTCGCCTTGTCAGGGGGAAGAAAGCCACTCTGCAAACATGACAGATATCTTGAATACAAGTTTGCATGAGCTTCCTGGGACATGCTGCTGATGGAGACAGGTACTTCAGGATCATTAGGAGATTTGTTCTTTACAGATAACTTATTCAGGTGAACTTTCATGTGGTTTTTAAGAAACCAAGGCTCTTTGAATCGCCTCCCGCAGATCTGACAGCAGTGTTCAAAGGAATCCTTATGCTTTCTCATGTGGCCTTTTAGGAACCAGGCTTGGCTAAACACTTGGCCACACACCTCGCAGCGAAACTCATTGGTGGATTGCTCCCCATTCCCGTTGgagccctggccctgtgctGACTCTGCAGTTATGTGAGCCTTCTCCACGTGGCTGATGAGCTCCTCCTCCTGCGAGGCAGCAAAGTCACACAGAGTGCACTTGTAAGGCTTGTGTAGGATCCTTATGTGCCTGTCCAGCTCTTCTCGCTTCTTAAACTTGCCTTTGCAAAACGTGCATCTGAACCCGGCTGTCTGAGCGACAACCTCTTCCTGGACGCTGGCTGGCTTTGGAGAGGGAACAGGGTTTGAAATATCAGGTGTGTTGTGATTAGGTGGCACAGACAAGTTGCAGTTTGCGAGCGGCATGGGCTGggtgtgctgctgtgttttcacaTCGGGCCgtggctgcaggaggctgcTCTTCATCTGCTTGTCCCGAAGAATCGCTCTCTCCTCCAGCTCATGCAAAAGTCTGTTCTCTTCTCGGACCCTTCCACGACCTTTGCCAAGGTTCCCAAGCTTGTGAGTACGCAGGTGTATCTTCAGGTTGCCTTTCTGAGCTGCCCTGTGGTCACAGTAGGGGCACTTGAAGGGTTTCTCTCCGGTGTGGGTTCTCATGTGCAGCGAGAGGATGCTGTTGAAGCGGAAGCGTTTCCcgcacaggggacaggggtaCTTCCTGTTCTTCCTGGCATCATCCTCAATGTCGCTCATCTGAGACATGATCCCCAGGTTCTGCCCATTGAGGAACTGCTGCAGATCCACACGCCCGTTCAAGCTGGTGTCCACCTCTCTGTTGAGCTGGTTCGCCAGCAGGGCCATCTGGCTGCTGATGGGCTGGTTTGCTATGGACATGTGACTTTTGTCTTCTAGTGGCACTGACGCCTTCTCCTCGGGattctgcctgctctgcagctctgggaaggcATGGCTGAGCTGGGAAGTGATCTGGTGCAGCTTCTGACTCATTGAATATTGCCCATTGAGTATGGTGCTGTTGAGATGGGCGTCAGCTTCTGGCACAGCTGAAGAAACACCAAGGCACAAACTAGCTTCCTCCATCTCTGAAAATCAGAAGATATTTTAGATTCAGACTGTGAAAGAGCTACAAGCATTGAATCACTGCCGTACAATTTGCATTTTATGTTTTACCTACTCATAATAATGCAAAGGAATTAGTgtaaaaacaattaaaagtgTATTAAGTGCCAACTGTGCTAGACAGTTTTGATCATACATGTACTCATTCTGCATGTGTACCAAAAAATATTCattactattttaaaatatgcgACAATTTCAAAATCTAATTATTACAGAAGGGGCAAAGGCATTTACCACCTCCCTTGTCCTTCTTGTGAAAATGCACCTGTCTGCATTTCTAAAtctataaaaaaagaaatcttatgCATCTCtcccattttcatttaaaaagccagcaaaaaaaccccaaaatagaAATCCATTTGTAACTTTCAGTTCCATTAAGCATATTCAATATATTACACATTCTACAATGAGAAAGATAGTTTTATGATTTGACAAAAAACCGATGGTATGATATTTACTGGTGTACAATAAAACAAGATAatgttttgggaaaaaataaaggacaaGCTTTAGAACAATAAAAGGGATTTTGCTTTAGTCAACAAAAAGTGCAGTAATATCTCATTAAGCTGATTAGTATGCTGCTTAGAAACAGTACTAGGTGCTGTAACACATGATTATAATCATAAAAATCCTTCAGTGTTTGCAAGTAAGCATTAACGAGGTATATTAAATTTTAAGGAGACTGCGACTAGCAGCTTTGTAAACCTCTGAGATTAAGATTTAACCCTTCTGTTACAAAACACTGttattttgtcattttgaaACTGAGCCCATCAAAAGGCACATAAATTATCTTCTGCCAAGTCTTTTAATTCATAGTTGAGAACCTTCAGATTCCTGTTCCTAGGAAAACTTGCCAGATTACAGAAGGAATATCTCTGGAAGTCTTTCGATGGGTGATACATGTGATTTAAGACACTTTGATTTGTTTTAAAGAGCTCTCTTATGGAACTAGATAAAACCAATTAAAATCTGGGAAAGGTGTTGTGGAAAGCCTCAACAAGTTTAAGAATTCTAATAACTTTCCTAATACACAGTAATGACTACAAATTGTAGCTGCACTACGTATATTGCAGGAAATTAGAATTCAGAGCTGTTTGTTAAACACAAGTGCTCTGTTCTGGTCTGCATAATTGTCCACAATAATCCATCCTTGCCACTTCTCTACTCTATACAGATATAACGTATCTATAAAATTCTGTTAAAAATATAAAGTTTCTCATAACTAATTCATAAACTATATGATGCTATAAGATTATATTAGACTACAATTAAGATTTTTGTTGTTCAGTGGCATGATTTGACACTTTATTCACTCTCAAAACCACTGAATCCTATAGGttcttaaaaatttaatttggcCACCCCTCTCTTTGGCTTTAGccaaaagcattttttccctgtgtctTCCACAAAggctccaggcacagcctgggtgGACTCCACTCCTCACACAGCTACACAGTGGCCACTTGATAGACAATTCAAGGTCCAGATCTGGCACACACTTAAAATGCATGTAATTGTGCTCGTGGGAGCAGTCCAGTAGACTTCAAAGGGTGACTCTTGAAAGCAAAGTTCCACACATGATTAAGTATTTGCAGGATCAGGGCCTAAAAACAAAGTATGGGAGGTCTTTGAGGGGAGACCTCTTTGCTCCTGGCAGATGACTGAGGTTGTGACACAATGCAGATCTTGTAAGTACAGGAAAGAGTTATATTCACGTGTATTAAAAAAGAACAAGAGCTACCTAATATTGCCCATAGACATAACAGatctttttcaaaatttaacAGTCTGATTTGGGTCACATATTGGGGGCCCATTATTTGCCTGCTGTCAATGTTGTtattcataaaaatataaagaagttAAGTCTATAAAAGAAATCCACTTAAATTTAGCTTGCAGCGCCTGTTTTCCAAAAGTAGAGAGTAGGAGAACATAATTAAGCCAGGTGTTCACCCAAGGCCATGTAGCAAACAAGGAAAATTCTTAATTTCCATTCAAGTTTTCTGTGCAGTAGACCACAATCATTCAAAATGTGGGTACACacaaaccactttttttttttaatttttgaaagttttCTTAACTTTTGGAACAAACCAAATTTATGTTCAAAAGGATTAATTAAACAACTGAATACTTGTGGTCCTTAGGTCTGCCATTGCCTGAAGTTAACAGAGATTTTAAATATCTGCCTATGtgcttcttaaaaaaataacaaatactCTCACAAATAACAACACaagagaaaccccaaaacctgaATCTACTTTTTGTCTGGATTCCACATACCCAGGAGTGTTATTTCTCAGCACCATGCTTAAACAAGGCATGCTGGCAAACAAGAATGTGACAATTCCAGAAATGCATAGCATGTGCTGACGCACACAAACATTGAAGAATGTTTAGAAAGGTCTTTGTGAATTGTCATTATTCCATAACAGCTTCAAAACTAcagtctaattttttttttagttgatCTCAATAGGACCTGGTGCTTTTACATGCTCAGAGAAGTTTGGGTAGTTAATTTTAGCATTTTATGCTCTATCGAGGTTTGGAAATGCTGACAGATCCCAGAGGAATTTATTAATTCTGATGTTTAACCCTAAGCATCAGTTCAAATGTATGGTTATTTGGATTGGGGAGGGGAGTTGTGGTTGAGGTTTTAGTTATTCTGTGCTTCTTTTTCAAATATAACTTTAATAAAGTAACAGCAGTGGTAGCTGGAACATGGCAAGTTTtccaatttttcctttttgctattttctgtcttccaaaatcatacagaaatatttaatgtagAATATTgagagaacaagaaaaaaatcgTTTAGAGGAATACCAAATCcataatttctcatttaaagACTAATAATTTTGGATTAAGTCGGGGGAGCCTAACCCCCCCACATGGATCTTTAGGCATGGCaaatgttttacattttttattaaatatgcaGAAAGGTCAGCAAAGCCTCTGCTTAGTGAGCAACAACCAGCTCTGAATGCCACCCACTCTGATCAGCAGCGCAGTTCCTGGGGTCCAGCCACCACCATCTCAAGATGTATTCCTCACTTAAACTGCATTTCCCCCTCGTCTGCCCCTGCTTCTTGCAGgcctgctcctccctctggcTCTGAATTGTCTCCTCTTTTCCTCACTCCAACCTGGTTTCATTGCAAAGCATAACCATGGCACTGAAAGTACTGCCCTGTGAATTTCTCCTCCTGCCATGCCCAGTTTCAGCTTTTCTGAACACAGGGACCTTGCTACTGTTCAGCTTTCACAGAAACCACTCCTGGTATCCCTTAGCCCTTTCACAGCAAAACCTACCAAAATCTCATCTTGTATCCACATGCAAGgcagaaacaaaacacagcctCATCCATCATTCCACTATGAATTAGATAGCTCAATCTAATTTTCCTAatttctctaaaataaaaaaaagaattagcAATTTCATTCTCCCTCTTTATCCATCATCCCTGTCTAGATCTGTGGCCAGAGAGGGTTACCCCAGGTGGAGCAAGGGGCTTTCATTCCCCACTGAGGCTCCTGCAGTTCATGGTACTCACCTTGGTATCAAGgtatacaaaaataaaaaatctggaaaagtTCATTAATAAGTGCTACTTTGATGCTCCATGACAGGGAAAACCTCTAGCTTTCAATTGTTAAGTATATAGTCCATCACATTATTTTCATGATCCTGATCTCTCATATAAGGAAGGCACAGAATGTTTTGCCATCTCTCGTGCTGGGAACAGAAGCACAATGTTCTCTGTAGTTAACAAATGTTTACAAAATGAACTGCAAATCAAATTTGAGATTGTTAAAGaattcaaaatatatttgttgAAGTTTATTTAGTAAATTTCTGACCTTTAATTGTCTCAAATGTTGGGTAAAGACAGTGTCTCTCAAGACAAGGCACCGCACTGGAGCATGTTGGGATCAGCAGTCACGGGctgccttttccaacctaaagaAACCCTCAGCTCTTGCCCAGGTGAGTTGCTGTGgccaaaaagccccaaaccaacCCCGCTGCAGACACAGACTACACCCAGCTGGGTTCTCTCTgcactgggcagggcagcagcacctctgggaggCAGCACACCGACCATCCAAGGCCATCTG from Melospiza georgiana isolate bMelGeo1 chromosome 14, bMelGeo1.pri, whole genome shotgun sequence includes the following:
- the ZNF536 gene encoding zinc finger protein 536 isoform X1, whose product is MEEASLCLGVSSAVPEADAHLNSTILNGQYSMSQKLHQITSQLSHAFPELQSRQNPEEKASVPLEDKSHMSIANQPISSQMALLANQLNREVDTSLNGRVDLQQFLNGQNLGIMSQMSDIEDDARKNRKYPCPLCGKRFRFNSILSLHMRTHTGEKPFKCPYCDHRAAQKGNLKIHLRTHKLGNLGKGRGRVREENRLLHELEERAILRDKQMKSSLLQPRPDVKTQQHTQPMPLANCNLSVPPNHNTPDISNPVPSPKPASVQEEVVAQTAGFRCTFCKGKFKKREELDRHIRILHKPYKCTLCDFAASQEEELISHVEKAHITAESAQGQGSNGNGEQSTNEFRCEVCGQVFSQAWFLKGHMRKHKDSFEHCCQICGRRFKEPWFLKNHMKVHLNKLSVKNKSPNDPEVPVSISSMSQEAHANLYSRYLSCLQSGFLPPDKARLSEQNQIYNKGDMPMKEKEVLGKLLSPISGIGHGIAEGDKHSLLGCLNLVPPLKSSCIERLQAAAKAAEMDPVNSYQAWQLMARGMAMEHGFLSKEQQIQRSHEDTLANAGVMFDKEKREYVLVGADGSKQKMPADLVHSTKMGNQRDLPSKLDPLEGSRDFLSHGMNQGLDYNLQSHGNIKEKPTECPDCGRVFRTYHQVVVHSRVHKRDRKGEDEIIQGSLDERRGSGSDQESQSVSRSTTPGSSNITEESGVGGGLSQTGSAQEDSPHPSSPSSSDIGEEAGRSVGVQQPALLRDRSLGSAMKDCPYCGKTFRTSHHLKVHLRIHTGEKPYKCPHCDYAGTQSASLKYHLERHHRERQNGAGPLSGQSASQEHKEETPSKSSVFIRPDILRGAFKGLPGIDFRSGMVSQQWTSGMLSSGDQQGQAVGMSSEGSSENMKGSDISSKGTHFSELGRAYQNMVGNGVNFQGSLQAFMDSFVLSSLKKEKEMKDKALSDQLSAKALGSDGGEEKINSKSSQRKSEKSQYEPLDLSVRPDAASLPGSSVTVQDNIAWHGCLFCSFTTSSMELMALHLQANHLGKAKRKDNIIGNSKEQSREVSASVNKVSLLPSSMQSGKEAGVSNMLSQLDTASEKMTQGQNKETLGEQKSAAWPSHMESTFCNFTTDFYKQFGVYPGVIGTGTQNSCTSNESEIKTQSEDDPNILLSDSVNKSAIDDLSDIASSEDMESSKEENIEDEDIDTEPDIMNKQLSALNKESSEGGDNIQSAVTSQPTQGLVSPLPQASEKQWHSQNLLSSHETAQEVMKPEQVQGPQVLEKQMNMLSVLRAYSSDGLAAFNGLASSTATSGCIKRPDLCGHRPFQCRYCPYSASQKGNLKTHVLCVHRMPFDNSQYPDRRFKRSRVDSEAAGSLEEPAAAKAGSSAELPEEGTKAQE
- the ZNF536 gene encoding zinc finger protein 536 isoform X3, which produces MEEASLCLGVSSAVPEADAHLNSTILNGQYSMSQKLHQITSQLSHAFPELQSRQNPEEKASVPLEDKSHMSIANQPISSQMALLANQLNREVDTSLNGRVDLQQFLNGQNLGIMSQMSDIEDDARKNRKYPCPLCGKRFRFNSILSLHMRTHTGEKPFKCPYCDHRAAQKGNLKIHLRTHKLGNLGKGRGRVREENRLLHELEERAILRDKQMKSSLLQPRPDVKTQQHTQPMPLANCNLSVPPNHNTPDISNPVPSPKPASVQEEVVAQTAGFRCTFCKGKFKKREELDRHIRILHKPYKCTLCDFAASQEEELISHVEKAHITAESAQGQGSNGNGEQSTNEFRCEVCGQVFSQAWFLKGHMRKHKDSFEHCCQICGRRFKEPWFLKNHMKVHLNKLSVKNKSPNDPEVPVSISSMSQEAHANLYSRYLSCLQSGFLPPDKARLSEQNQIYNKGDMPMKEKEVLGKLLSPISGIGHGIAEGDKHSLLGCLNLVPPLKSSCIERLQAAAKAAEMDPVNSYQAWQLMARGMAMEHGFLSKEQQIQRSHEDTLANAGVMFDKEKREYVLVGADGSKQKMPADLVHSTKMGNQRDLPSKLDPLEGSRDFLSHGMNQGLDYNLQSHGNIKEKPTECPDCGRVFRTYHQVVVHSRVHKRDRKGEDEIIQGSLDERRGSGSDQESQSVSRSTTPGSSNITEESGVGGGLSQTGSAQEDSPHPSSPSSSDIGEEAGRSVGVQQPALLRDRSLGSAMKDCPYCGKTFRTSHHLKVHLRIHTGEKPYKCPHCDYAGTQSASLKYHLERHHRERQNGAGPLSGQSASQEHKEETPSKSSVFIRPDILRGAFKGLPGIDFRSGMVSQQWTSGMLSSGDQQGQAVGMSSEGSSENMKGSDISSKGTHFSELGRAYQNMVGNGVNFQGSLQAFMDSFVLSSLKKEKEMKDKALSDQLSAKALGSDGGEEKINSKSSQRKSEKSQYEPLDLSVRPDAASLPGSSVTVQDNIAWHGCLFCSFTTSSMELMALHLQANHLGKAKRKDNIIGNSKEQSREVSASVNKVSLLPSSMQSGKEAGVSNMLSQLDTASEKMTQGQNKETLGEQKSAAWPSHMESTFCNFTTDFYKQFGVYPGVIGTGTQNSCTSNESEIKTQSEDDPNILLSDSVNKSAIDDLSDIASSEDMESSKEENIEDEDIDTEPDIMNKQLSALNKESSEGGDNIQSAVTSQPTQGLVSPLPQASEKQWHSQNLLSSHETAQEVMKPEQVQGPQVLEKQMNMLSVLRAYSSDGLAAFNGLASSTATSGCIKRPDLCDDSQ